The following proteins are encoded in a genomic region of Galbibacter sp. BG1:
- a CDS encoding metallophosphoesterase family protein, which yields MTKRTLVVGDIHGAFRALEQVLERAKVTEKDTLIFLGDYVDGWSEAPQVIRKLIELNDTNNCVFIKGNHDALFLEWLTEKADNEMWLYHGGKATVEAYENLNETEINIHKRFLESLKNYHLDGDKRLFVHAGFTNLHGVEREYFPEMMYWDRSLWEMLLAMDKDLKEQDENYPQRLKHYKEIYIGHTPTIRVGETTPVNIDRVWNMDTGAAYKSPLTIMDINTKEFWQSDNANELYPDEKGRN from the coding sequence ATGACAAAAAGGACATTGGTAGTTGGCGATATACACGGTGCTTTCCGTGCATTAGAGCAAGTTTTAGAACGTGCAAAAGTTACCGAAAAAGACACCCTTATTTTTCTAGGTGATTATGTAGATGGCTGGAGTGAAGCCCCCCAAGTAATCCGTAAGCTTATAGAACTTAACGACACCAATAACTGTGTTTTTATTAAAGGGAACCACGACGCCTTGTTTTTGGAGTGGCTCACCGAAAAAGCAGATAACGAAATGTGGCTATATCACGGAGGAAAAGCTACCGTGGAAGCTTATGAAAACCTCAACGAAACTGAAATAAATATCCATAAGCGATTTTTAGAATCGCTAAAAAATTATCATTTAGACGGTGATAAACGACTTTTTGTGCATGCAGGCTTTACAAACCTACATGGCGTAGAAAGGGAATACTTTCCTGAGATGATGTATTGGGACCGTTCCTTATGGGAAATGCTTTTGGCGATGGACAAAGATTTAAAAGAGCAGGACGAAAACTATCCACAACGTTTAAAGCATTATAAAGAAATCTATATCGGGCATACGCCGACCATTCGGGTTGGGGAGACCACCCCTGTAAACATCGACCGCGTTTGGAACATGGACACCGGCGCAGCCTATAAGAGTCCGCTTACCATTATGGATATAAACACCAAAGAGTTCTGGCAAAGCGACAACGCCAATGAATTATATCCCGACGAAAAAGGAAGAAACTAA
- a CDS encoding ATP-binding protein gives MINKRLLVKNLLAHNDENSFYDKKRFINIGDKEGKAKFIKHICALANSNPNNNAFIVVGVEDEDNSIVGVDFFDDSKIQNLVNAYIDNAPLVSYENIYFPQLPPGKVVGLVTIRSTGKLAALRKNIWKYWGGSVFFRDGSISMPKVFDIEIKDTNSSIVGEIEQHAKNNIELTLDGVVNFINETHADLESNYKVFKEQFVVCWAGNIKKVNDKVYFSRVDIELINEQVKLFYSALDEVEISYTENTFSITEYVKLGLNNNKKFYPLEKVEIQFNDNGTYSIDSTLIFEPPQYDRKMLYHIFNTNNTILEKLKKGLPLNNRDEKDLKNIPATHLICYLNGFMGAKQMLEDYRWFVKEHNIDVYNSLKEALRILRKVQYS, from the coding sequence ATGATTAATAAACGTTTGTTGGTAAAAAATCTACTCGCCCATAACGACGAGAACAGTTTTTATGACAAAAAGCGATTTATTAATATTGGCGATAAAGAAGGAAAGGCAAAGTTTATAAAACACATTTGCGCTTTGGCGAATTCCAACCCAAACAATAACGCATTTATTGTGGTTGGGGTAGAAGACGAGGATAATAGCATTGTAGGTGTCGATTTTTTCGACGATAGTAAAATTCAGAATCTTGTGAATGCCTATATCGACAATGCTCCCCTGGTTTCGTATGAAAACATTTATTTTCCGCAACTACCGCCAGGAAAAGTGGTGGGTTTGGTAACCATTAGATCGACGGGCAAATTAGCAGCACTAAGAAAGAATATTTGGAAATATTGGGGCGGAAGCGTTTTTTTTAGGGATGGCAGCATAAGTATGCCCAAAGTTTTTGATATTGAAATAAAAGACACCAACTCCTCCATTGTCGGGGAAATAGAACAGCATGCCAAAAACAATATCGAGCTTACACTAGATGGCGTGGTTAACTTTATTAACGAAACCCATGCCGATCTTGAATCCAATTACAAGGTTTTTAAAGAACAATTTGTGGTTTGCTGGGCGGGGAATATTAAAAAGGTAAACGATAAAGTTTACTTCTCCCGGGTAGATATTGAATTGATAAACGAGCAGGTAAAACTTTTTTATTCCGCTTTAGATGAAGTAGAAATAAGTTATACCGAAAACACTTTCTCAATTACTGAATATGTTAAACTAGGCCTCAATAACAACAAAAAATTCTATCCGCTGGAAAAGGTTGAAATTCAATTTAACGACAATGGAACTTATTCAATAGACAGCACCTTGATCTTCGAGCCTCCTCAATACGACCGTAAAATGCTCTACCATATTTTTAACACCAACAATACCATTCTGGAAAAGCTCAAAAAAGGTCTTCCGCTCAATAATCGTGATGAAAAAGACTTAAAGAATATTCCGGCGACGCATCTTATTTGTTATTTAAACGGATTCATGGGTGCAAAACAGATGCTGGAAGATTATCGATGGTTTGTAAAAGAACATAATATCGATGTGTATAACTCCCTAAAAGAAGCATTACGCATATTAAGGAAGGTGCAGTATTCGTAG
- a CDS encoding OmpA family protein — protein sequence MKSVYLVAIIITIIIGSFFNWILCCEQTETITIEEEYIESVKEDYEEVVEDKKNAPVVNPLIIVDSTGSFSYKSNDNFNFHESDFIIIRPLGPGVDKGVMQVKEYLSSNKNVQITGFYEAREENTSAFPNLGYARANAVKNHLVAKGISAKQINTYGKEMDPLSEYRDVLVGPVSLVITEDAGFKNAEEVVGRIKEQPIVLYFETGKSTINLTEEQRERYLDIVRALDKVDDISVVIYGHTDNTGNAENNMILGKDRAEFIKAYLVRNGISAENIETVSKGQNEPVANNNTAEGRAENRRTVITIK from the coding sequence ATGAAATCGGTATATCTTGTAGCTATCATAATCACTATTATTATCGGTTCTTTTTTTAATTGGATTTTATGCTGCGAGCAAACAGAAACCATTACCATTGAAGAGGAATATATAGAATCTGTAAAGGAAGATTATGAAGAGGTCGTCGAGGATAAGAAGAACGCTCCAGTAGTTAACCCTTTAATAATTGTGGATAGTACGGGAAGCTTTTCCTATAAATCCAACGATAATTTTAATTTTCACGAGTCAGATTTCATAATCATTAGACCTCTAGGCCCAGGGGTTGATAAAGGAGTGATGCAGGTTAAGGAATATCTATCTAGTAATAAAAACGTACAAATTACAGGTTTTTACGAGGCACGGGAAGAAAATACTTCCGCTTTTCCAAACTTGGGATATGCACGTGCCAATGCCGTAAAAAACCATTTGGTTGCTAAAGGCATTTCAGCAAAACAAATTAACACCTACGGAAAGGAAATGGATCCATTATCTGAATACCGTGATGTTTTGGTCGGACCTGTTTCTTTAGTAATCACTGAAGATGCCGGATTTAAAAATGCCGAAGAGGTTGTAGGCCGAATTAAAGAACAGCCGATTGTTTTATATTTTGAAACGGGTAAAAGTACTATAAATTTAACGGAAGAACAGCGGGAGCGGTATTTGGATATTGTGCGTGCTTTGGATAAAGTGGATGATATTTCTGTAGTAATTTATGGACACACCGATAACACAGGAAATGCTGAAAACAATATGATATTAGGGAAGGATCGCGCGGAGTTTATAAAAGCTTATTTGGTGCGAAATGGCATTTCAGCAGAAAATATAGAAACCGTTTCCAAAGGTCAAAATGAGCCTGTTGCAAACAACAATACTGCAGAGGGAAGAGCCGAAAATAGAAGAACCGTAATTACCATAAAATAG
- a CDS encoding aldo/keto reductase family oxidoreductase, translated as MKFSNIIAGTMTWGSWGKSLSARDMKDLILHCVGEGITTFDHADIYGGYTTEKEFGHAFKASGIPRKAIQLISKCGIQYISENRKNNIKHYDLSRDYILWSVDESLKNLQTDYLDLLLLHRPSPLMKPDEVSEAVKQLIKQGKIKDFGLSNFTPSQTELIRSKTEVSVNQIEFSITHFDAMLNGDLDYMMLNNIKPMAWSPLGSIFKTSNDQTLRIKHKLFEFIEKYHATADQLLLDWILKHPAGIHPVIGTTNKERITNSVKALEIELDREDWFSLLVESQGHRVP; from the coding sequence ATGAAATTTTCCAACATCATTGCCGGCACTATGACCTGGGGCAGCTGGGGTAAGTCGCTTAGCGCAAGAGACATGAAGGATTTAATTCTTCATTGTGTCGGGGAAGGAATAACCACTTTCGACCATGCCGACATTTACGGAGGATACACGACCGAAAAAGAATTTGGACATGCTTTTAAGGCTTCTGGTATACCACGGAAAGCAATTCAGCTAATCTCGAAATGTGGTATTCAGTATATTTCAGAAAATCGTAAAAACAACATCAAACACTACGATCTTTCTAGAGATTACATTTTGTGGTCGGTAGACGAATCGCTCAAAAATTTGCAAACCGATTATCTAGATCTATTGCTACTCCACCGACCCAGCCCCCTTATGAAGCCCGACGAAGTTTCCGAAGCCGTTAAGCAATTAATAAAACAAGGGAAAATTAAAGATTTCGGACTTTCCAATTTTACCCCTTCGCAGACTGAATTGATTCGGAGCAAAACGGAAGTCTCTGTTAATCAAATAGAGTTTTCCATCACTCATTTTGATGCCATGCTGAATGGAGACCTGGATTATATGATGTTAAATAACATTAAACCCATGGCTTGGAGTCCGCTTGGAAGTATTTTTAAAACCAGCAACGACCAAACTTTACGTATAAAACACAAACTTTTTGAGTTTATTGAAAAATACCACGCCACCGCAGATCAACTTTTATTGGATTGGATTTTAAAACATCCGGCGGGAATACATCCTGTTATTGGAACCACCAACAAAGAGCGCATTACCAATTCAGTAAAAGCTTTAGAAATCGAACTCGATCGGGAAGATTGGTTCTCATTGCTGGTAGAAAGTCAGGGGCATCGCGTACCGTAG
- a CDS encoding carbohydrate kinase family protein produces the protein MKKVYCIGELLIDFVGENQGADLSKANQFTKKAGGAPANVATAIARLKGKSEFVGCVGQDAFGDFLVETLQKNNVGIENLQRSEVFTTLAFVSIADNGERDFVFNRGADKELIYNKSLGDKLENEIVHFGAATCFLGGSIEKAYENYLEDAIARKAFISFDPNYRADLWKERDAIFIEKCMPFIQKADFGKFSEEEALLISKKDNLLDACRFLHELGVKIIAVTLGSKGTFLSSKKENAIIESISVEAIDTTGAGDAFVGCFLYLVSKLNAVEEVLNDFTKLKDMVVIANKAGAHTTTKFGAIESLPYAEDLGL, from the coding sequence ATGAAAAAAGTTTATTGCATTGGAGAATTGTTAATCGATTTTGTTGGGGAGAATCAAGGAGCTGATTTAAGTAAGGCGAACCAATTTACCAAAAAAGCAGGTGGTGCCCCGGCCAATGTCGCTACTGCCATAGCTAGGCTTAAAGGGAAAAGCGAATTTGTAGGATGTGTAGGACAGGATGCTTTTGGAGATTTTTTAGTAGAAACCCTTCAAAAAAATAATGTTGGGATTGAAAACTTACAACGATCGGAAGTTTTTACTACTCTGGCATTTGTTTCCATAGCAGATAATGGCGAGCGGGATTTTGTATTTAATCGTGGGGCAGATAAGGAACTAATTTACAATAAGTCTTTGGGTGATAAGCTGGAAAATGAAATTGTACATTTTGGTGCCGCTACTTGTTTTTTGGGCGGTAGTATAGAAAAGGCTTATGAAAATTATTTAGAAGATGCCATTGCCCGTAAGGCTTTTATAAGTTTCGATCCCAATTACAGGGCAGACTTATGGAAAGAACGTGATGCTATATTTATTGAAAAGTGTATGCCATTTATTCAAAAAGCAGACTTTGGGAAGTTTAGTGAAGAAGAGGCGCTTTTAATATCTAAAAAGGATAACCTCCTAGACGCATGTAGATTTTTACATGAGTTGGGAGTAAAAATTATTGCAGTTACCTTAGGGAGCAAAGGGACATTTTTAAGCAGTAAAAAGGAAAATGCAATTATTGAAAGTATTTCGGTAGAAGCCATAGATACTACCGGCGCTGGCGATGCTTTTGTAGGATGTTTTTTGTATTTAGTTTCTAAATTAAACGCTGTCGAAGAAGTTCTTAACGACTTTACAAAGCTTAAGGATATGGTAGTTATTGCCAATAAAGCAGGCGCCCATACGACTACTAAATTTGGGGCTATAGAGTCCTTACCTTATGCCGAAGACTTGGGATTGTAG
- a CDS encoding SDR family NAD(P)-dependent oxidoreductase: MDKKTALITGATSGIGKATAILFAENGINLILCGRRKDRLDTLQRELSEKVKVHYLSFDVRNKEAVFNAINSIPSEFKNIDILINNAGNAHGLAPIDQGEIDDWDAMMDINVKGLLYVSKAIIPGMVARKKGHIINIGSTAGKEVYPGGNVYCASKHAVDAINQGMRLDLHAKGIKVGAINPGLVETEFSKVRFKGDTEKADKVYQGYTPLTPEDIAEIIYFTISRPAHVNIADLIVMPSDQASSTIVNKTE, translated from the coding sequence ATGGATAAAAAGACTGCACTTATAACCGGCGCTACGAGTGGAATAGGAAAAGCAACTGCGATACTATTTGCTGAAAATGGTATTAATCTAATTCTCTGTGGAAGAAGAAAGGATCGACTGGATACCCTTCAGCGCGAGCTTTCAGAAAAAGTAAAAGTACATTATCTTTCTTTTGATGTCCGTAATAAAGAGGCTGTTTTCAATGCTATAAATTCAATCCCTTCAGAATTTAAAAACATCGACATCCTTATAAATAATGCTGGAAACGCCCACGGATTGGCACCTATAGACCAAGGCGAAATTGACGATTGGGACGCCATGATGGATATTAATGTAAAAGGGCTTCTCTATGTTTCTAAGGCTATCATCCCAGGAATGGTAGCAAGAAAAAAGGGGCATATTATCAATATTGGTTCCACAGCAGGAAAAGAAGTATACCCCGGAGGCAATGTATACTGCGCCAGTAAACATGCGGTAGATGCCATTAACCAAGGAATGCGTTTAGACCTGCATGCAAAAGGAATAAAAGTAGGTGCTATAAACCCGGGCTTGGTGGAAACCGAATTTAGCAAGGTGCGCTTTAAAGGTGACACTGAAAAAGCTGATAAAGTTTACCAAGGATACACCCCCCTTACTCCAGAAGATATTGCAGAAATTATCTATTTTACGATTAGCAGACCGGCTCATGTTAACATTGCAGACCTAATAGTAATGCCGAGCGATCAAGCCAGCAGCACCATAGTAAATAAGACCGAATAG